The Actinomadura sp. WMMB 499 genome includes a window with the following:
- a CDS encoding ABC transporter ATP-binding protein: MILELDEVTVAFTSGPPMRRRRLEAMRDVTLHVAAGETLGVVGESGSGKTTASRVALGLQRPASGTVRFGGEPFPRRRRALAGRMQAVLQHPQWSLNPRMRVGQSVAEPLVVLGGEGRAAAPGRVADMLEQVGLERGLAGRYPHELSGGQRQRVSIARALVTRPEFMVFDEAVSALDVSVQVQILNLIKDLQAEFGFGALFISHELGAVRYVADRITVMRAGRVVETADAETFYRGPSHPYSKQLLEAL; encoded by the coding sequence ATGATCCTCGAACTCGACGAGGTCACCGTGGCGTTCACCTCGGGGCCGCCGATGCGGCGCCGCCGCCTGGAGGCCATGCGGGACGTCACGCTGCACGTCGCGGCGGGCGAGACGCTGGGCGTGGTGGGGGAGTCGGGCTCCGGCAAGACCACCGCGAGCCGGGTCGCGCTCGGCCTCCAGCGGCCCGCGTCCGGGACCGTCCGTTTCGGCGGCGAGCCCTTCCCCCGCCGCCGCCGCGCGCTCGCCGGGCGGATGCAGGCGGTGCTCCAGCACCCGCAGTGGTCGCTGAACCCGCGGATGCGCGTCGGCCAGAGCGTCGCCGAACCCCTGGTCGTGCTGGGCGGGGAGGGCCGCGCGGCGGCCCCGGGCCGCGTCGCCGACATGCTCGAGCAGGTCGGCCTGGAACGCGGGCTGGCCGGACGGTACCCGCACGAGCTGTCGGGCGGGCAGCGGCAGCGGGTCTCCATCGCCCGCGCGCTGGTCACCCGCCCGGAGTTCATGGTGTTCGACGAGGCCGTCAGCGCCCTGGACGTCTCGGTCCAGGTGCAGATCCTCAACCTGATCAAGGACCTGCAGGCCGAATTCGGGTTCGGGGCCCTCTTCATCTCCCACGAACTCGGCGCCGTCCGCTACGTCGCCGATCGCATCACCGTCATGCGGGCAGGACGGGTGGTGGAGACCGCGGACGCGGAAACGTTCTACCGCGGCCCGTCCCACCCTTACTCGAAACAACTGCTGGAGGCGCTTTGA
- a CDS encoding P1 family peptidase — MTTLYEPRQAIVSAYAPDVPGNAGTEPKPQSGPGRAAVPFDIPGVLVGTAEYAEGPTGCTVVHVPAGARTAVDARGGAVGMSGGYAFNHAICLAGGSVYGLAAAAGVSQELLVRRRNRVRWDDLQSVSGAVIYDFSIRDNAIHPDAELGAAALRAAEEGRFPVGRCGAGAGASAGKADFARAELVGQGAAYAEFGAAKVLVATVVNSVGAIVDRDGTVVRGNRDAATGVRRHPAADYAELIANPGAGTDVMGNTTLTVVVTNVRLADRELNQFARQVHSSMHRGIQPFHTDTDGDVLFALTTDEVDLTGVKTTGFGALASEVAWDAILDAAL; from the coding sequence TTGACCACCCTGTACGAACCCCGCCAGGCGATCGTGTCCGCCTACGCGCCGGACGTGCCGGGCAACGCGGGCACGGAGCCGAAGCCGCAGTCCGGCCCCGGCCGGGCGGCGGTGCCCTTCGACATCCCGGGCGTGCTCGTCGGCACCGCCGAGTACGCCGAGGGCCCGACCGGCTGCACCGTCGTGCACGTCCCGGCCGGGGCCCGCACCGCGGTGGACGCGCGCGGCGGCGCGGTCGGGATGAGCGGCGGCTACGCGTTCAACCACGCGATCTGCCTCGCGGGCGGCTCGGTGTACGGGCTCGCCGCGGCCGCGGGCGTGAGCCAGGAACTCCTGGTCCGGCGGCGCAACCGCGTCCGCTGGGACGACCTGCAGAGCGTGTCCGGCGCCGTGATCTACGACTTCTCCATCCGGGACAACGCGATCCATCCGGATGCTGAACTGGGCGCGGCGGCGCTGCGCGCGGCCGAGGAGGGCCGGTTCCCGGTCGGGCGGTGCGGCGCGGGCGCCGGCGCCAGTGCGGGCAAGGCCGACTTCGCGCGCGCCGAGCTGGTCGGGCAGGGCGCCGCGTACGCGGAGTTCGGCGCGGCCAAGGTGCTGGTGGCCACGGTCGTCAACTCGGTCGGGGCGATCGTCGACCGGGACGGCACCGTGGTGCGGGGCAACCGCGACGCCGCGACCGGCGTCCGCCGGCACCCCGCCGCCGACTACGCCGAGCTGATCGCGAACCCCGGTGCGGGCACGGACGTCATGGGCAACACCACCCTGACCGTGGTGGTCACCAACGTGCGCCTGGCCGACCGCGAGCTGAACCAGTTCGCCCGCCAGGTGCACAGCTCGATGCACCGCGGCATCCAGCCGTTCCACACCGACACCGACGGCGACGTGCTGTTCGCGCTGACGACCGACGAGGTCGATCTGACGGGCGTCAAGACCACCGGGTTCGGGGCCCTGGCCTCCGAGGTCGCCTGGGACGCGATCCTGGACGCGGCGCTCTGA
- a CDS encoding FMN-binding negative transcriptional regulator: MYAFPRFTPDDPRHAVELVRDHPFALAVSAPGGVPVATHLPVIIEDPAEVGDTFAGTTLLGHMARVNPHWRDMAASPEALLVFSGPHGYVSPSMHGADPSVPTWDYAAVHLNGTVEPITDEAGVLDVVERTVAVVEARRSPGWTPSEKSREVFRSIVSGVVAFRFHVREQQSIFKLSQDRISPWDRIHDAFSRGPDANPELAGLMREIGCPAGSGRE; the protein is encoded by the coding sequence ATGTACGCCTTCCCCCGTTTCACCCCCGACGACCCCCGGCACGCCGTCGAACTCGTGCGCGACCATCCGTTCGCGCTGGCGGTCAGCGCACCCGGCGGCGTCCCGGTCGCCACCCACCTGCCCGTCATCATCGAGGACCCCGCCGAGGTCGGCGACACCTTCGCCGGGACGACGCTGCTCGGGCACATGGCGCGGGTCAACCCGCACTGGCGCGACATGGCGGCCTCGCCCGAGGCGCTGCTGGTCTTCTCCGGGCCGCACGGGTACGTCTCGCCGTCCATGCACGGCGCCGACCCGTCCGTGCCGACCTGGGACTACGCGGCCGTCCACCTCAACGGGACGGTCGAGCCGATCACCGACGAGGCGGGGGTGCTCGACGTCGTGGAGCGGACCGTGGCGGTCGTGGAGGCCCGCCGGTCGCCCGGCTGGACGCCGAGCGAGAAGTCCCGCGAGGTGTTCCGGTCGATCGTCTCGGGAGTGGTGGCGTTCCGCTTCCACGTGCGCGAGCAGCAGAGCATCTTCAAACTCAGCCAGGACCGGATCTCGCCCTGGGACCGTATCCACGACGCCTTCTCCCGCGGCCCGGACGCCAACCCCGAACTGGCCGGGCTGATGCGGGAGATCGGCTGCCCCGCAGGGAGCGGACGCGAATGA
- a CDS encoding C45 family peptidase, with protein sequence MTPFPTHISTATAPRARGAEFGARWSAETRAAVTAYTDLFAALGATGAQVRGWAGQALDRTAAWAPDLAVEMAGLAAGAGLEPWQVAALNARTEILAALRDGGEGECSTSVALPGGGRPPRTLQTWDWLDGMRDVGVLWEYEPRPGRRVRTFTEFGVLAKIGVTGGGLGAHFNILKHTSDGGDIGVPVHLLVRRILDEADDLDAAVAILRGARTSASSVITVVTWDGERADARALEVSPAGLGVVAPDADGLLLHTNHFLDPALAPGERLGTDRPGTYARYTHLSGRARELWDTDPTGRAKAMVAHLPDGAPVCAHSDPADPPDQRWDTLATIGLDLPAGRLEVHRGGPCGVTPTTWQTF encoded by the coding sequence ATGACCCCCTTTCCCACGCACATCTCGACCGCGACCGCGCCGCGGGCCCGCGGCGCGGAGTTCGGCGCGCGCTGGAGCGCCGAGACCCGCGCGGCCGTCACCGCCTACACCGACCTGTTCGCGGCCCTCGGCGCCACCGGCGCCCAGGTTCGCGGCTGGGCCGGGCAGGCCCTGGACCGGACCGCGGCGTGGGCGCCGGACCTCGCCGTGGAGATGGCCGGGCTCGCCGCCGGCGCCGGGCTGGAGCCCTGGCAGGTCGCCGCCCTCAACGCGCGCACCGAGATCCTGGCCGCGCTGCGCGACGGCGGGGAGGGCGAGTGCTCCACCTCGGTCGCCCTGCCGGGCGGCGGGCGTCCGCCCCGCACCCTGCAGACCTGGGACTGGCTGGACGGCATGCGCGACGTGGGCGTCCTGTGGGAGTACGAGCCCCGCCCCGGCCGCCGCGTCCGGACCTTCACCGAGTTCGGCGTGCTCGCCAAGATCGGCGTCACCGGCGGCGGCCTCGGCGCGCACTTCAACATCCTCAAGCACACGTCCGACGGCGGCGACATCGGTGTCCCCGTGCACCTGCTGGTCCGGCGCATCCTGGACGAGGCGGACGACCTGGACGCGGCCGTCGCGATCCTGCGCGGCGCCCGCACCTCGGCGTCCAGCGTCATCACCGTGGTCACCTGGGACGGGGAGCGCGCGGACGCCCGCGCACTGGAGGTCTCGCCGGCCGGTCTCGGCGTCGTCGCCCCGGACGCGGACGGGCTGCTGCTGCACACCAACCACTTCCTGGACCCGGCGCTGGCGCCCGGCGAACGGCTCGGCACCGACCGTCCCGGCACCTACGCCCGGTACACCCACCTGAGCGGCCGCGCGCGGGAGCTGTGGGACACCGACCCGACCGGACGGGCGAAGGCGATGGTGGCCCACCTGCCGGACGGCGCCCCGGTGTGCGCCCACTCCGACCCCGCCGATCCGCCGGACCAGCGCTGGGACACGCTCGCCACCATCGGCCTGGACCTGCCGGCGGGACGGCTGGAGGTCCACCGGGGCGGCCCGTGCGGCGTCACCCCCACCACCTGGCAGACCTTCTGA
- a CDS encoding aldehyde dehydrogenase family protein codes for MDLLNLVDGRWIEGSGAALTDTNPARPGEVVARGRLAAPAEVTAAITAAAGAAPAWAATPHHARAAVLAEAARILDGNAEPWGRELSREEGKTLAEGVAEVRGAARILRFYAAESDRDSGEIYPSPRPGESIQVVRKPVGVAGIITPFNFPIAIPAWKIAPALTYGNTVVWKPSSLVPLLALRLAGALADAGLPAGVLNLVYGEGDTGTAIVDHPGVDAVSFTGSTAVGRAIIARCGELAKPVQTEMGGKNASIVLADADLDHAAAQVVAGAYNSTGQKCTATSRLIVHDGVADELLARVADRAAALRVGDPLEEGVQMGPLVSDAARDRVAAGVREAVGEGARPLAGAEPYTDADRAAGWFAPPTLLDLPGTGLGFWRRELFGPVVGAVRARDAAEAFGLANLSDHGLSAAVFTRDLGVALTAVNGLDVGVLHINSESAGTFPWVPFGGVKGSGHGPKEQGRAARDFYTHTVTVYLGPPA; via the coding sequence GTGGACCTGCTGAACCTGGTCGACGGCCGCTGGATCGAGGGATCGGGGGCCGCGCTCACCGACACCAACCCCGCCCGCCCCGGCGAGGTCGTGGCCCGCGGCCGGCTCGCCGCCCCGGCCGAGGTGACGGCCGCGATCACCGCCGCGGCCGGCGCCGCGCCGGCCTGGGCGGCCACCCCCCACCACGCCCGCGCGGCCGTGCTCGCCGAGGCCGCCCGGATCCTCGACGGCAACGCCGAACCGTGGGGCCGCGAGCTGAGCCGCGAGGAGGGCAAGACCCTCGCCGAGGGCGTCGCCGAGGTCCGTGGCGCCGCCCGCATCCTGCGCTTCTACGCGGCCGAGTCCGACCGCGACAGCGGCGAGATCTACCCCTCGCCCCGGCCGGGCGAGAGCATCCAGGTCGTCCGCAAGCCGGTCGGGGTGGCCGGGATCATCACCCCGTTCAACTTCCCGATCGCCATCCCCGCGTGGAAGATCGCACCCGCGCTGACCTACGGCAACACGGTCGTGTGGAAGCCGTCCTCGCTCGTCCCGCTGCTGGCGCTGCGGCTGGCGGGCGCGCTGGCGGACGCGGGACTGCCCGCCGGGGTGCTGAACCTGGTCTACGGCGAGGGCGACACCGGCACGGCGATCGTCGACCACCCGGGCGTGGACGCCGTGTCGTTCACCGGCTCCACCGCGGTCGGGCGCGCGATCATCGCCCGCTGCGGGGAGCTCGCCAAGCCCGTCCAGACCGAGATGGGCGGCAAGAACGCCTCGATCGTCCTGGCCGACGCCGACCTCGACCACGCCGCCGCGCAGGTCGTCGCCGGCGCCTACAACTCCACCGGGCAGAAGTGCACCGCCACCTCGCGGCTGATCGTCCACGACGGCGTCGCCGACGAGCTGCTGGCCCGCGTCGCGGACCGCGCCGCCGCCCTGCGCGTCGGCGACCCGCTCGAGGAGGGCGTCCAGATGGGCCCGCTCGTCAGCGACGCCGCCCGCGACCGCGTGGCCGCCGGTGTGCGGGAGGCGGTCGGGGAGGGCGCCCGGCCGCTGGCCGGGGCCGAGCCGTACACCGACGCCGACCGCGCGGCGGGCTGGTTCGCCCCGCCGACCCTGCTCGACCTGCCCGGCACCGGCCTGGGCTTCTGGCGCCGCGAGCTGTTCGGCCCGGTGGTCGGCGCGGTGCGCGCGCGGGACGCCGCCGAGGCGTTCGGCCTCGCGAACCTGAGCGACCACGGCCTGTCGGCCGCCGTCTTCACCCGCGACCTGGGCGTCGCGCTGACGGCGGTGAACGGCCTGGACGTCGGCGTCCTGCACATCAACTCCGAGTCCGCCGGGACGTTCCCGTGGGTCCCGTTCGGGGGCGTCAAGGGCAGCGGCCACGGCCCGAAGGAGCAGGGCCGCGCGGCCCGCGACTTCTACACCCACACCGTCACCGTCTACCTGGGCCCGCCCGCCTGA
- a CDS encoding SMP-30/gluconolactonase/LRE family protein, with protein sequence MRRLACAILTVVLLVLAPAPVNADAGAGGLPDAYVVPGDRAFPTGMTFDRRTGHFYVGSAEDGTIYRGHVTRRELEVWSPDGTDGRSVTSGMALDPAGRLYVGGADTSTLRVYDVRTRRLLATLEGTDGGFVNEIAVADDGTVYATDSFDPVIYRITHADGRWRMENWLDVTTTPVDWVDGRHNLNGIIAVGRHLLTVNSASGTLWRIDPRSGETVQVDLDGHMLNNGDGLAWRHGRLYVVQGNLNQVPGLVPQVAVVSMRSDLAGGRYVARHVPPGGFRHPSSIVLTPTRVMVVNSQYDRWLGGLAPETPFTVSSMRIGGAEPVGG encoded by the coding sequence ATGAGAAGACTCGCCTGCGCCATCCTGACCGTGGTGCTGCTGGTGCTGGCCCCCGCGCCCGTGAACGCGGACGCGGGCGCCGGCGGCCTGCCCGACGCGTACGTGGTCCCCGGCGACCGCGCGTTCCCGACGGGCATGACGTTCGACCGCCGCACCGGCCACTTCTACGTCGGCAGCGCCGAGGACGGAACCATCTACCGGGGGCACGTGACGCGCCGCGAGCTGGAGGTCTGGTCGCCCGACGGGACGGACGGCCGCAGCGTTACCTCCGGGATGGCCCTGGACCCGGCCGGGCGGCTCTACGTGGGCGGTGCGGACACCTCCACCCTGCGCGTGTACGACGTTCGCACCCGGCGGCTCCTGGCCACGCTCGAGGGAACGGACGGCGGGTTCGTCAACGAGATCGCCGTTGCCGACGACGGCACCGTCTACGCCACCGACTCGTTCGATCCGGTCATCTACCGGATCACTCACGCGGACGGCCGCTGGCGGATGGAGAACTGGCTGGACGTCACCACCACGCCGGTGGACTGGGTCGACGGCCGGCACAACCTCAACGGCATCATCGCGGTCGGCCGTCACCTGCTCACCGTCAACAGCGCCTCGGGAACCCTGTGGCGCATCGATCCGCGCAGCGGCGAGACCGTCCAGGTCGACCTGGACGGGCACATGCTGAACAACGGTGACGGGCTCGCCTGGCGGCACGGGCGGCTGTACGTCGTCCAGGGCAACCTGAACCAGGTCCCCGGCCTGGTGCCGCAGGTCGCGGTGGTCTCGATGCGGTCCGACCTCGCCGGTGGCCGCTACGTCGCCCGGCACGTGCCCCCGGGGGGCTTCCGCCACCCGAGCAGCATCGTGCTCACCCCGACGCGCGTCATGGTGGTCAACAGCCAGTACGACCGCTGGCTGGGCGGGCTCGCGCCCGAAACGCCCTTCACCGTCTCCAGCATGAGGATCGGCGGCGCCGAGCCCGTCGGCGGCTGA
- a CDS encoding Fur family transcriptional regulator gives MTTARRDAVRQALAGCEGFRSAQDIYADLRADGSKIGLTTVYRALQALSDSGEVDVLRTDEGEAVYRACVTEEHHHHLVCRGCGKTVEVEGPAVERWADAIGAEHGFTEITHTVEVFGTCADCAAS, from the coding sequence ATGACGACGGCCCGCCGGGACGCGGTACGGCAGGCGCTGGCCGGCTGCGAGGGATTCCGCAGCGCCCAGGACATCTACGCCGACCTGCGCGCCGACGGCTCCAAGATCGGCCTCACGACCGTCTACCGGGCGCTGCAGGCGCTCAGCGACTCGGGCGAGGTCGACGTCCTGCGCACCGACGAGGGCGAGGCCGTCTACCGCGCCTGCGTCACCGAGGAGCATCACCACCACCTCGTCTGCCGGGGCTGCGGCAAGACGGTCGAGGTGGAGGGCCCGGCGGTGGAGCGCTGGGCCGACGCGATCGGCGCCGAGCACGGCTTCACCGAGATCACGCACACCGTCGAGGTCTTCGGCACCTGCGCCGACTGCGCCGCGTCCTGA
- a CDS encoding metal ABC transporter permease, whose product MIEMLQYDFMRIALVMAVLIGLTAPAVGTFLVQRRLSLLGDGVGHIALTGIGLGLLTGTSPILAALAVSVLGAVAIEVLRARSRSGGDVALALIFYGGLAGGVILTSRAGDGGASLQSYLFGSISSVTTSDLYVVAGLAVVVLGVIAVFGRELFLLCQDEEVARASGLPVRFLSILIAVTAAATVVIAMRAIGLLLVSALMIVPVAAAQQVTRGFRGTMLVAMAVGVLSAVTGLAGSFEYDLPPGPSIVLLALAVFAVAVAGGTVVRHRRARAGEAREVIPDRTGPRAEAEAEVLKG is encoded by the coding sequence ATGATCGAGATGCTGCAGTACGACTTCATGCGCATCGCCCTCGTCATGGCGGTGCTGATCGGGCTGACGGCCCCCGCCGTCGGAACGTTCCTGGTGCAGCGCCGGCTGTCGCTGCTCGGCGACGGCGTCGGCCACATCGCGCTGACCGGCATCGGCCTCGGGCTGCTGACGGGCACCTCCCCGATCCTGGCCGCGCTGGCGGTGTCGGTGCTCGGCGCGGTCGCCATCGAGGTGCTGCGGGCCCGCAGCCGCAGCGGCGGCGACGTCGCGCTCGCGCTGATCTTCTACGGCGGGCTCGCGGGCGGCGTGATCCTGACGAGCCGGGCGGGCGACGGCGGCGCGAGCCTGCAGTCCTACCTGTTCGGCTCGATCAGCAGCGTGACGACCTCCGACCTGTACGTGGTCGCCGGGCTCGCCGTCGTCGTGCTCGGCGTCATCGCGGTGTTCGGCCGCGAGCTGTTCCTGCTCTGCCAGGACGAGGAGGTCGCGCGGGCCTCGGGACTGCCCGTCCGGTTCCTGAGCATCCTCATCGCGGTCACCGCCGCGGCGACCGTCGTGATCGCGATGCGCGCGATCGGGCTGCTGCTGGTCAGCGCGCTGATGATCGTGCCGGTGGCGGCGGCGCAGCAGGTGACCCGCGGATTCCGCGGGACGATGCTGGTGGCGATGGCGGTCGGTGTACTGTCGGCCGTGACGGGACTGGCGGGCTCGTTCGAGTACGATCTGCCTCCGGGCCCCTCGATCGTGCTGCTCGCCCTGGCGGTGTTCGCGGTCGCGGTCGCCGGGGGGACCGTGGTTCGACACAGGCGTGCGCGGGCGGGCGAGGCCCGGGAGGTGATCCCGGACCGGACCGGTCCCCGCGCGGAAGCCGAGGCGGAGGTGCTCAAAGGATGA
- a CDS encoding metal ABC transporter ATP-binding protein, translating to MTGGHVRRDGREVLAGVDLRVDAGDVVAVLGPNGAGKSTLIKALLGLVPLSAGRTEIYGDAPARFRDWKRIGYVPQRLPMGGGVPATVREVVASGRVARRSRWRPATADDRAAVTDALAAVGLADRARDTAHLLSGGQQQRVLIARALAGRPDAFVLDEPTAGVDAGSQDALAGTLGALAGAGRTVVLVAHELGPMAPLVTRTVELAHGRVVHEGARAPETALGKSA from the coding sequence ATGACCGGCGGGCACGTCCGGCGCGACGGCCGCGAGGTGCTCGCCGGCGTGGACCTGCGGGTCGACGCCGGCGACGTCGTCGCCGTCCTCGGCCCGAACGGGGCCGGGAAGTCGACACTGATCAAGGCGCTGCTCGGGCTGGTCCCGCTGTCGGCTGGCCGCACCGAGATCTACGGGGACGCGCCCGCGCGGTTCCGCGACTGGAAGCGGATCGGGTACGTGCCGCAGCGGCTGCCGATGGGCGGCGGCGTCCCCGCGACCGTCCGGGAGGTCGTGGCGTCCGGCCGCGTCGCGCGGCGGTCCCGGTGGCGGCCCGCGACGGCCGACGACCGCGCCGCCGTGACCGACGCCCTCGCCGCGGTCGGGCTCGCGGACCGCGCCCGCGACACCGCCCACCTGCTGTCCGGCGGCCAGCAGCAGCGGGTGCTGATCGCCCGCGCGCTCGCCGGGCGGCCGGACGCGTTCGTCCTGGACGAGCCGACCGCGGGCGTCGACGCGGGCAGCCAGGACGCGCTCGCCGGAACCCTCGGCGCCCTGGCCGGGGCGGGCCGCACGGTCGTCCTGGTGGCGCACGAGCTGGGCCCGATGGCGCCCCTCGTCACGCGGACGGTCGAGCTGGCGCACGGCCGCGTCGTCCACGAGGGCGCCCGCGCCCCCGAAACGGCACTCGGGAAGTCCGCATGA
- a CDS encoding metal ABC transporter substrate-binding protein has protein sequence MLRSRKTLRNLPAAALALTGLAAGLTACGGSDTAAPAGTTEVVASFYPMAWLAGQVGGDDVHVRTLTAPGAEPHDLELTAKQVASVQEAPLTVYLKGMQPAVDDAVQQHAKESSLDVAGAVKTLPPPTEEEGHGHEHEGEGEAGHEHGHEGEAEAGHEGEAGHEGEAGHDHGDAGYDPHLWLDPSRMATIATALGDRLAKVDAENAGEYASRAQAVAKRLTDLDGKFEDGLATCERKEIVTAHAAFGYLTDRYGLTQVAIAGVDPSNEPSPARLAELTEHIKEAGATTVFTETLVSPKVAETLAREAGVKTAVLDPVEGVEEGSSDDYMTIMNKNLETLRPALGCS, from the coding sequence GTGCTCAGATCCCGCAAAACCCTGCGAAACCTCCCCGCGGCCGCGCTCGCCCTGACCGGGCTGGCGGCGGGCCTCACCGCCTGCGGCGGCTCCGACACCGCCGCCCCGGCCGGGACCACCGAGGTCGTCGCGTCCTTCTACCCGATGGCGTGGCTGGCGGGCCAGGTCGGCGGAGACGACGTGCACGTGCGGACACTCACCGCGCCGGGGGCCGAGCCACACGACCTGGAGCTGACCGCCAAGCAGGTCGCGAGCGTCCAGGAGGCCCCCCTCACCGTCTACCTGAAGGGCATGCAGCCGGCCGTGGACGACGCGGTCCAGCAGCACGCGAAGGAGTCCTCGCTCGACGTCGCGGGCGCGGTGAAGACGCTGCCGCCGCCCACCGAGGAGGAGGGGCACGGCCACGAGCACGAGGGCGAGGGCGAGGCCGGGCACGAGCACGGCCATGAGGGCGAGGCGGAGGCCGGGCACGAGGGCGAAGCCGGGCACGAGGGCGAGGCCGGGCACGACCACGGCGACGCCGGCTACGACCCGCATCTCTGGCTGGACCCGAGCCGCATGGCGACGATCGCCACCGCGCTCGGCGACCGGCTCGCGAAGGTGGACGCCGAGAACGCGGGCGAGTACGCGAGCCGCGCGCAGGCGGTGGCGAAGCGGCTCACCGACCTGGACGGGAAGTTCGAGGACGGCCTCGCGACGTGCGAGCGCAAGGAGATCGTCACCGCGCACGCCGCGTTCGGCTACCTCACGGACCGGTACGGCCTCACGCAGGTCGCGATCGCCGGCGTCGACCCGTCCAACGAGCCCTCCCCCGCGCGGCTGGCCGAGCTGACGGAGCACATCAAGGAGGCGGGCGCGACGACCGTGTTCACCGAGACGCTGGTCAGCCCGAAGGTCGCCGAGACGCTCGCCCGGGAGGCCGGTGTGAAGACCGCCGTCCTCGACCCGGTCGAGGGCGTCGAGGAGGGCTCGTCCGACGACTACATGACGATCATGAACAAGAACCTGGAAACCCTGCGGCCCGCCCTCGGATGCTCATGA